A region of the Arachis hypogaea cultivar Tifrunner chromosome 15, arahy.Tifrunner.gnm2.J5K5, whole genome shotgun sequence genome:
TTTTTCCACCTCTAATACTATGTTTGTTTGaagggaaaatgaaaaaaaaaaaagagaaaaaaaattaaaaaaaataattattttctattgtttaattaagaaaaaaaattaaaaaaaaaggatgaAAAAAATTGGTGAGACTTACCAATTTTTTTCTCTCTATACTTCtaatattatttctttatttttttaatatattttatgatacaaaaataaaataatttttttataatattttttttttatttatttttttcatccaaacacatgtaaactaaaataaaaattcactcattttctttttttttttttctttctatttcattttttttgttctgtttcttttctttcaaCCGAACGTAGCCTAAATGTGATCCGACCTATCCAACCCAAACACAATTCCGAAACCTAGTCGGAAAAACAAACGGAAAGTGGCAACCACCATCCACGACGGACCAATCGAAACGCTGACAATACTCCCAATACacactcccccccccccccccccctttcctttttttctctctctctctctctctcatcaaaACTTAATTTTTAAGCGGAAACAGAAGAGTGCCTCCAATTTCGCAAATTTTTATAGGAAATGGCGATTAATTCAGCATCTTGTTGCTGCATGCCATTCTCctctttgccttcttcttcttcgtctcgTTCCGTTCTCGGAGCGCCCAATTCAAAGCCCGGCTTCTTCGGCGACGCTCCGCGCCTCAGCGCTCCGAGCCTCAGGCTCGTATCGGTTCGGGCCCAGGCACCCGATAGGGATGGTCCTGTTGGTGGACCCAAGAGGCGGGTCAGCTTAGATAACTCAGTTACCTCCGTCGGGTTATCCTCTTCCTCCGCTTCTTCCGTGATCGATTTTCTCACCCTCTGCCATCGCCTTAAGGTAATGGAAGGAAAGAGTTCATCACTCAAACCCTTCATGTAAGAAATCGCagttttctcttttttccttttccCCTTACTTTATGGTTTAATCGGTTTATTTTGTTCTGTCATCTTCTCTCTGTCTTTGAAAATCATAATTTCTTAGAATAAAGTGAAGCAGTGTGGAGAAAACATATGATCCTAAAAAATCCCAATTTGACcctttcttttttataattttattcaattgATAATGAATTGTGTTACCGTAGACTCGGGTTTTTGTGGGAATCCCATACATGGGAATATATTTTACCAGTAAATTTTTTCATATGTATAGgtatataagataagatattgtAATTGTAATTCAGTATTATATTTTGGGTTGGATGCTAGATATGTTATTACATAGGTTGAAATTGGCTATCTTTATGATTCTGGTGGGCTATGGAACCATTTTTCAGAAAATGTGATCAGATATATATCTCACTgttttatttactttaatgcaAAGGAGCAGCAGATTAATtttattgaatgcttttgtaaaTTTAACTAGTCATTTGGAGATGATGCTACCATaggtatataaaaatattttgaagatgtAAACTGTGGTTCTACAACAGTGATTCACTAATAATGTAGTCATTTCTTGCCATGCATATGTTCCTCATAGACCACAAAGCGGAAAGGATGGATTAATCATGGGATAAAGAGTGCTGAATCGATTGCTGACCATATGTATCGAATGGCTTTGATGGCACTGATTGCTGCCGATGTACCTGGATTGAATAGAGAAAGGTTTCAAATTGAATTTTGCTATTATTCAAAtttgttttcttcttatttttgtttGGGTTCATTCTGTTCAGTTGTTATGGTAAGCTGCTATCCTGTTTTGGGGGGTAATACATACATCTTTAGATTCCGTGATTAATGGAAGTATGATGATCCTACTATTTTGAGGTTGCTTggcttgaattatatatcataACACTTGATGTGGCACACATTCAAAAGTTTTGTTAGGGCGAGAAAGTTACTTTAGATCAGGTGCATCTTATAAATATcaacttaaaaaaattagatgGTCCACTAATTAGCATAATTTCACTAATAAGAAAACTGCTTGCTGCTTCAATATGGAGTTAAACTCTGGCTGGATGATGAGCTGCCTGTTTCAAACTTCTTCAATCTAGCCTCTCTGTCTTTGTTATCTTGAAGATGTGAGTTTACTACTGTTGTCACAGATAAATGAGATTCTTTTATAGTTGGGATCTTGAGATTTCTATAAAATGAAATTTTTATAACCTAGCTTAGGCCCTAATCCAAAAAAAGGGGACCTTTTTTTACTCTCTAAATTGTAGGTATCTAATAGTATGAGTCAGTGTATTTATATCCAC
Encoded here:
- the LOC112750494 gene encoding uncharacterized protein; this encodes MAINSASCCCMPFSSLPSSSSSRSVLGAPNSKPGFFGDAPRLSAPSLRLVSVRAQAPDRDGPVGGPKRRVSLDNSVTSVGLSSSSASSVIDFLTLCHRLKTTKRKGWINHGIKSAESIADHMYRMALMALIAADVPGLNRERCIKIALVHDIAEAIVGDITPSDGVPKAEKSKREKAALSEMCELLGGGMRAEEIKELWEEYENNSSKEANLVKDFDKVEMILQALEYETEHGKVLDEFFISTAGKFQTEIGKNWAAEIISRRKSLSKKRLS